The following proteins are encoded in a genomic region of Clostridium kluyveri:
- the pdxT gene encoding pyridoxal 5'-phosphate synthase glutaminase subunit PdxT: protein MRIGVLSFQGGVIEHIHHIESLGAIPVEIKNKYELNNIDGIILPGGESTTIGKLLMDTDMLEPLRKKILKGLPIWGTCAGMILLANSIENSNKSYLKVIDIKVRRNAYGSQIDSFYCETLIPDISSSKIPLVFIRAPFITYLGSNVKSLCSIKGNVVAAKYKNILVTSFHPELTDDLNFHKYFLSMCR, encoded by the coding sequence ATGAGAATAGGAGTATTATCTTTTCAAGGAGGGGTAATAGAACATATTCATCATATTGAGTCACTTGGAGCTATTCCTGTGGAAATAAAGAATAAATATGAATTAAATAATATTGATGGGATTATACTTCCAGGTGGAGAGAGTACTACTATTGGCAAACTTTTAATGGATACAGATATGCTTGAACCTTTAAGAAAAAAAATACTCAAAGGACTGCCAATCTGGGGAACTTGTGCCGGTATGATATTACTTGCAAATTCCATAGAGAATTCAAATAAAAGTTATCTTAAGGTTATAGATATTAAAGTAAGAAGGAATGCATATGGAAGTCAAATAGATAGTTTTTATTGTGAGACACTAATTCCTGATATATCATCTTCTAAGATACCTCTAGTTTTTATAAGAGCCCCCTTTATTACCTACCTTGGCAGTAATGTGAAAAGTTTATGCAGTATAAAAGGCAATGTAGTTGCTGCAAAATATAAAAATATTCTCGTAACTTCATTTCATCCTGAACTTACAGATGATTTAAATTTTCATAAATATTTTTTATCTATGTGCAGATAA
- the pdxS gene encoding pyridoxal 5'-phosphate synthase lyase subunit PdxS, translating to MNKYEINKNLAQMLKGGVIMDVVNKEQAVIAEKAGACAVMALERVPSDIRKQGGVARMSDPKMIKEIKKAVSIPVMAKVRIGHFVEAQVLQQLNIDFIDESEVLTPADSFYHINKWDFEVPFVCGARNLGEALRRIGEGASMIRTKGEAGTGNVVEAVTHMRTMIDEIGKVKSAKPEELMTLAKEFQAPYDLIKYIWQNGKLPVVNFAAGGIATPADAALMMQLGAEGVFVGSGIFKSENPEKRAHAIVLATTYYNDPKVIQEVSEDIGEPMPGIEIESLKEKYAGRGW from the coding sequence ATGAACAAATATGAAATAAATAAAAATTTAGCTCAAATGTTAAAAGGTGGAGTGATAATGGATGTGGTAAATAAGGAACAAGCCGTTATTGCTGAAAAGGCAGGAGCTTGTGCTGTTATGGCTCTTGAAAGAGTACCCTCAGATATAAGAAAACAGGGTGGAGTTGCAAGAATGTCCGATCCTAAAATGATAAAAGAAATAAAAAAAGCGGTGTCAATACCTGTTATGGCAAAGGTTAGAATAGGACATTTTGTAGAAGCCCAGGTATTACAGCAGTTAAATATAGATTTTATAGATGAAAGTGAGGTTTTAACTCCTGCAGACAGCTTTTATCACATAAATAAGTGGGATTTTGAAGTACCTTTTGTATGCGGAGCCAGAAATTTGGGAGAAGCACTTAGAAGGATTGGGGAAGGAGCATCCATGATAAGGACTAAAGGAGAGGCTGGCACTGGAAATGTAGTTGAAGCTGTAACCCATATGAGAACTATGATAGATGAAATAGGAAAAGTTAAAAGTGCAAAACCTGAAGAACTCATGACCTTGGCAAAAGAATTTCAGGCACCTTATGATTTAATAAAATACATATGGCAAAATGGAAAACTTCCTGTAGTAAACTTTGCAGCAGGTGGAATTGCAACTCCGGCAGATGCAGCACTTATGATGCAGCTGGGAGCTGAAGGTGTATTTGTAGGTTCGGGAATATTTAAATCTGAAAATCCGGAAAAAAGAGCCCATGCTATCGTACTTGCCACAACTTATTACAATGATCCTAAGGTAATTCAGGAAGTTTCAGAAGATATTGGAGAGCCTATGCCTGGAATTGAAATTGAAAGCTTAAAAGAGAAATATGCAGGACGGGGATGGTAG
- a CDS encoding ectonucleotide pyrophosphatase/phosphodiesterase — MSAISKYLYVISLDALSSLDFQYISTLPNFKNFLAEASYCKNVYSVYPTLTYPAHVSIVTGKYPKNHGIVNNTLLQPNRKSPDWYWYRNNIRGDTFYDLAVEKGMKVGALLWPVTAKSKIQYNMPEIFANRFWKSQILVSLLNGTPLFQYELNKRFGYLRDGIRQPNLDNFVHQSLLYTIENKWLDLTLVHYTDLDSIRHDYGFNSREAKLALKRHDKRIGEIVQALKEKGIYEESTIIILGDHSSLDVNKIINLNILLRDRGYIEVNSKGKIIDYKAIFKSCDGCGYLYVKENNFKILKEITKLIEDFNGVHECIDAIYSREKALEFGADGRCSLLLEAKLPYYFQDKICGELIEEFNGGNLQRENGCKLCNHGYSPFKPDYTTVFMASGKGIKKGVIVEEMNLVDEGPTIAKLLGLELKNTDGKVLEYILDENCTKQISN; from the coding sequence ATGAGTGCAATATCAAAATACTTATATGTTATTTCATTAGATGCATTATCTAGTTTGGATTTTCAATATATCAGCACTTTACCCAATTTTAAAAACTTTCTAGCTGAGGCTTCCTACTGTAAGAATGTTTATAGTGTATATCCTACATTAACTTATCCTGCCCATGTATCTATTGTTACAGGGAAATATCCTAAAAATCATGGAATAGTAAATAATACTTTGCTTCAGCCTAATAGAAAATCTCCAGATTGGTATTGGTATAGGAATAATATAAGAGGAGATACTTTTTATGACCTGGCTGTAGAAAAGGGAATGAAAGTAGGAGCGCTGCTGTGGCCTGTTACTGCAAAGTCAAAAATACAGTACAATATGCCGGAAATTTTTGCTAATAGGTTTTGGAAAAGTCAGATTCTGGTGTCCTTGTTAAATGGTACTCCTTTATTTCAATATGAGTTAAATAAAAGGTTCGGCTATTTAAGAGATGGTATAAGACAACCCAATCTTGATAATTTTGTTCACCAGTCATTATTATATACTATAGAGAATAAGTGGCTGGATTTAACTTTAGTACATTATACGGATTTAGATAGTATAAGACATGATTATGGCTTTAATTCCAGGGAGGCTAAACTTGCTTTAAAAAGGCATGATAAAAGAATAGGAGAAATAGTACAGGCACTTAAAGAAAAAGGTATATATGAGGAAAGTACTATTATTATTTTAGGTGACCACAGCAGTTTGGATGTAAATAAGATAATCAATCTTAATATACTTTTGAGAGATAGAGGGTATATTGAAGTCAATTCAAAAGGTAAGATAATTGACTATAAGGCTATATTTAAAAGCTGTGATGGTTGTGGATATTTATACGTGAAAGAAAATAATTTTAAAATATTAAAAGAAATTACAAAGTTAATTGAGGATTTCAATGGGGTACATGAATGTATAGATGCTATTTATTCCAGGGAAAAAGCTTTAGAATTTGGTGCTGATGGAAGGTGTTCTTTGTTGCTTGAGGCAAAACTTCCCTATTATTTTCAAGATAAGATTTGTGGAGAGTTGATAGAGGAATTTAATGGGGGAAATTTACAGAGAGAAAATGGATGTAAGTTATGCAACCATGGATATTCTCCTTTTAAGCCTGATTATACTACTGTATTTATGGCATCAGGCAAAGGAATAAAAAAAGGAGTAATTGTAGAAGAGATGAATTTAGTGGATGAAGGACCAACTATTGCTAAGTTGCTAGGATTAGAATTGAAAAATACAGATGGAAAAGTCTTAGAATATATATTGGATGAAAATTGTACAAAACAAATTAGTAATTAA
- a CDS encoding biotin--[acetyl-CoA-carboxylase] ligase, producing MKYEVLHILKKNTHTFVSGQLISDNLGVSRTAVWKYINNLKKEGYIIDSSSKKGYKLLESPDMLTFEEIEKYLKTKYIGKKIVYLESVDSTNNKAKELASKGENHGTLVIAEEQLGGRGRLGRAWCSPKYKGIWLSIILRPDINPMQIPKLTQIAAASVIESLKDFKIEATIKWPNDIILNGKKICGILTEMNAEMNKVHYVVLGIGINANLGEEDFQKDILSKATSIKIETGLTLDRKSFVGNLVNKFEYLYEEFEKTQNIESSIKICRTNSAVIGKIIRIIRGENETFAKALDLDENGGLIVQYENGTRENLISGEISIRGLNGYI from the coding sequence ATGAAATATGAAGTACTTCATATATTAAAAAAAAATACCCATACATTTGTATCCGGTCAATTAATAAGCGACAACCTTGGTGTAAGTCGTACTGCTGTATGGAAATACATAAATAATTTAAAAAAAGAAGGATATATAATAGACTCTTCTTCCAAAAAAGGATATAAATTATTGGAATCTCCAGACATGCTAACTTTTGAAGAGATTGAAAAATACTTAAAAACAAAGTATATAGGTAAAAAAATTGTCTATCTTGAAAGCGTAGATTCTACTAATAATAAAGCAAAAGAGCTGGCCAGTAAAGGTGAAAATCATGGCACTTTAGTCATAGCTGAAGAACAGCTAGGAGGCCGCGGAAGGCTGGGAAGAGCATGGTGTTCTCCTAAGTACAAGGGTATATGGCTATCTATAATCTTAAGGCCAGATATAAACCCCATGCAAATACCTAAACTCACTCAAATAGCCGCCGCTTCCGTAATAGAAAGCTTAAAGGACTTTAAAATAGAAGCAACTATAAAATGGCCTAATGATATAATACTCAATGGTAAAAAAATATGTGGTATTTTAACTGAAATGAATGCCGAAATGAATAAAGTACACTATGTAGTATTAGGGATAGGTATAAATGCCAACTTAGGTGAAGAAGATTTTCAAAAGGATATATTAAGTAAAGCCACATCTATTAAAATAGAGACAGGACTTACTTTAGATAGAAAATCTTTCGTAGGAAATTTAGTAAATAAATTCGAATACTTATATGAAGAATTTGAAAAAACACAAAATATTGAATCCTCCATAAAGATTTGCAGAACCAATTCTGCCGTTATAGGAAAAATTATAAGAATAATTAGAGGAGAAAATGAAACCTTTGCAAAAGCTTTAGATCTAGATGAAAATGGAGGGTTAATAGTTCAATATGAAAATGGAACCCGAGAAAATCTGATATCTGGAGAAATTTCTATACGAGGATTAAATGGATATATTTAA
- the iadA gene encoding beta-aspartyl-peptidase yields the protein MILIKNVEIFAPESLGKKDILICFDKIVYISENTHVPKGNFPEIEIIEGNGLKATPGIIDLHIHINGAGGEGGFNTRTPELNLTDFTLNGITTCIGLLGTDGITRNMGALLAKSRALEIEGLSTYCWTGCYAVPTRTLTDSIRGDIILIDKIIGAGEIAISDHRGSHPSENDLIHLACETRVGGLISDKCGVLHMHVGDGKNGLNAVFNLIDNSNIPFENLLPTHLNRNSLLRKQCVEYVKIGGFVDITTGIKNEGDEAVSASQLYNTLLKEHISPYHITMSSDAGGSMPFFDDKGNLTKLTRGMPNTNINSIKESIELGIPLELALIPLTSSPAKLLKLRNKGKITEGYDADLILLDNKLNINTVISKGKVMVQNYSPLVYGTFENS from the coding sequence ATGATTTTAATAAAAAATGTAGAAATATTTGCTCCCGAATCTTTAGGGAAAAAAGACATATTAATATGTTTTGATAAAATAGTCTATATATCTGAAAATACACATGTACCCAAAGGAAATTTTCCTGAAATTGAAATAATAGAAGGAAATGGCCTAAAAGCAACTCCGGGTATAATTGACCTTCACATACATATAAACGGTGCTGGAGGTGAAGGAGGATTCAATACCCGTACCCCCGAGCTGAATCTCACAGATTTTACTTTAAATGGCATTACAACCTGTATAGGTCTTTTGGGTACAGATGGAATAACGAGAAATATGGGTGCATTACTGGCGAAATCAAGGGCTCTTGAAATAGAAGGCTTATCTACATACTGCTGGACAGGATGTTATGCCGTACCTACAAGAACCCTTACAGACAGCATAAGAGGAGATATCATACTTATAGATAAAATAATAGGGGCCGGTGAAATAGCCATTTCAGATCACAGGGGAAGTCATCCTTCTGAAAATGATTTAATACATTTAGCCTGTGAAACCAGAGTAGGTGGACTCATTTCAGACAAATGCGGAGTATTACATATGCATGTAGGTGATGGAAAGAATGGATTAAATGCCGTATTTAATTTGATAGATAACTCAAATATACCTTTTGAGAACTTACTGCCTACACACCTTAATAGAAATAGTCTGTTACGTAAACAATGTGTAGAATATGTAAAAATCGGTGGTTTTGTGGATATAACCACTGGAATTAAGAATGAAGGAGATGAAGCTGTAAGTGCCTCTCAGCTATACAATACATTACTAAAAGAACATATTTCTCCTTATCACATAACAATGAGTTCTGATGCTGGAGGCAGTATGCCATTTTTTGATGACAAAGGTAACCTAACTAAACTAACCAGAGGTATGCCAAATACAAACATTAACTCAATAAAAGAATCTATAGAGTTGGGTATACCTTTGGAGCTAGCTCTCATTCCCCTTACTTCTTCCCCTGCAAAACTGCTAAAATTGAGAAACAAAGGCAAAATAACTGAAGGTTATGATGCTGATTTAATTTTATTGGACAATAAATTAAATATTAATACTGTCATAAGCAAAGGGAAAGTAATGGT